The proteins below are encoded in one region of Streptomyces marianii:
- a CDS encoding alpha/beta hydrolase, translated as MRPATATAAAVTTLIGLGAAAFAAGRYASDAALRAPAGRPLPGEGRLTVHATGPGRVTLTRSLVSLRPGTYGLCGHDVHALAGPVLAQVPHAADTVVRRLERVERGSLDPGTKVRLTPQLHVGDPDSALGIDHEDVDIPGELGPLPGWFVPGPRSTWVIAVHGLGTTRELTMNLMPFFTEQRLPVLAPAYRGDPGAPASPDGLGHLGDSEWRDLDAAVRFAVRGGAERVILHGWSTGASMALHAAANSALRERIAGLVLDSPVLDWETTLRSLAAARRMPTALLPLAVRAAQGRTGLHGDRLRAAADPDALRVPTLVFHGPDDTIAPWGPSRELAARRPDLVSLQTVPHAPHAAMWNADPARYEEALRRFLTPLI; from the coding sequence GTGCGCCCGGCAACAGCGACGGCAGCGGCCGTCACCACCCTCATCGGTCTCGGCGCGGCCGCGTTCGCCGCCGGCCGCTACGCCAGCGACGCCGCGCTCAGGGCCCCCGCAGGACGACCCCTGCCCGGTGAAGGACGGCTCACCGTGCACGCCACCGGGCCGGGCCGGGTCACCCTCACCCGCAGCCTCGTCTCCCTGCGCCCCGGCACGTACGGGCTCTGCGGGCACGACGTGCACGCCCTCGCGGGCCCCGTCCTGGCCCAGGTGCCGCACGCGGCGGACACCGTGGTCCGCAGGTTGGAGCGGGTCGAGCGCGGCAGCCTCGACCCCGGCACCAAGGTGCGGCTCACCCCTCAGCTGCACGTCGGCGACCCGGACAGCGCGCTCGGCATCGACCACGAGGACGTGGACATCCCCGGCGAACTCGGGCCCCTGCCCGGCTGGTTCGTCCCCGGACCGCGCTCGACCTGGGTCATCGCGGTGCACGGCCTCGGCACCACGCGTGAACTCACGATGAACCTCATGCCGTTCTTCACCGAGCAGCGCCTCCCGGTACTGGCGCCCGCCTACCGCGGCGACCCCGGCGCGCCCGCGTCCCCCGACGGCCTCGGGCACCTCGGCGACTCCGAATGGCGCGACCTCGACGCGGCCGTGCGCTTCGCGGTCCGCGGCGGCGCCGAGCGCGTCATCCTGCACGGCTGGTCCACCGGCGCGTCCATGGCTCTGCACGCCGCCGCCAACTCCGCGCTCCGCGAGCGGATCGCCGGACTCGTCCTGGACTCCCCGGTCCTGGACTGGGAGACCACTCTGCGGTCCCTCGCCGCGGCCCGCCGCATGCCGACCGCCCTGCTGCCGCTCGCGGTACGCGCGGCCCAGGGGCGCACGGGACTCCACGGCGACCGGCTGAGGGCGGCCGCCGACCCGGACGCACTGCGCGTACCCACGCTGGTCTTCCACGGCCCGGACGACACCATCGCCCCCTGGGGCCCGTCCCGGGAACTGGCGGCCCGGCGGCCCGATCTGGTCAGTCTGCAGACCGTGCCGCACGCCCCGCACGCGGCCATGTGGAACGCCGACCCGGCCCGCTACGAGGAGGCCCTCCGGCGCTTTCTGACCCCACTGATCTAG
- a CDS encoding cobalamin biosynthesis protein gives MPAEPGGPGVPRPDITFAYGAAAGLAGDLLLGDPRRGHPVAAFGRAAAAVERRLWRDHRGWGALHTAVCAGGAVAAGALAAASARRSRGAAAALTAAATWAVVGGTSLGREARAIGGALAAGDIEIARERLPHLCGRDPQALDGPGIARAVVESVAENTSDAVVGALFWGAIGGVPGLVGFRAVNTLDAMVGHKSPRYRRYGWASARLDDLLGWPGARLTAALATAAGGDPRGAARAWRRDAAKHPSPNAGPVEAAFAGALGVRLGGTLSYGGRVEHRPVLNGAGGRAVEVADIERAVRLSRRVGVLALAVCAGARLAAGTLSRRRA, from the coding sequence ATGCCTGCCGAACCGGGGGGGCCGGGCGTGCCGCGCCCGGACATCACGTTCGCGTACGGCGCCGCGGCCGGGCTGGCCGGCGACCTGCTCCTCGGCGATCCACGCCGCGGGCACCCGGTCGCCGCCTTCGGCCGGGCCGCCGCCGCGGTCGAACGGAGACTCTGGCGCGACCACCGCGGCTGGGGCGCCCTGCACACCGCGGTGTGCGCCGGCGGCGCGGTCGCCGCGGGCGCACTGGCCGCCGCCTCCGCACGCCGGTCGCGCGGCGCCGCCGCCGCCCTGACCGCGGCCGCCACCTGGGCCGTCGTCGGCGGCACCTCGCTGGGCCGGGAGGCCCGGGCGATCGGCGGGGCGCTGGCGGCCGGGGACATCGAGATCGCCAGGGAGCGGCTGCCGCATCTGTGCGGACGCGACCCCCAGGCGCTGGACGGCCCCGGCATCGCCCGCGCCGTCGTCGAGTCCGTCGCCGAGAACACCTCGGATGCGGTCGTGGGCGCGCTGTTCTGGGGCGCGATCGGCGGCGTGCCAGGTCTCGTCGGGTTCCGCGCCGTCAACACCCTGGACGCGATGGTGGGTCACAAGTCACCCCGCTACCGGCGGTACGGCTGGGCCTCGGCCCGGCTCGACGATCTCCTGGGCTGGCCCGGGGCCCGGCTCACCGCGGCGCTCGCGACCGCCGCGGGCGGCGACCCGCGCGGCGCGGCCCGCGCCTGGCGCCGGGATGCCGCGAAGCACCCGAGCCCCAACGCCGGTCCCGTGGAAGCCGCGTTCGCCGGAGCCCTCGGCGTACGGCTCGGCGGGACGCTCTCGTACGGCGGCCGGGTCGAGCACCGGCCCGTGCTCAACGGCGCCGGCGGCAGGGCCGTCGAGGTCGCGGACATCGAACGGGCGGTACGGCTCTCGCGGCGGGTGGGGGTGCTGGCGCTCGCGGTGTGCGCGGGCGCGCGCCTCGCGGCCGGGACCCTGAGTCGGAGGCGCGCATGA
- a CDS encoding class II aldolase/adducin family protein — MTEQGQPDEHSDEQPEGEEREAISRAWSDLVATARRTVTDGLVVGTSGNVSVRVPGRAGDIVLVTPSGVHYDRLTAADAVGVRLDGRQVLGELTPTSELPMHLAIHRTTDAVAVVHTHAVHATAVSTLVDELPLIHYMTAALGGPVRVAPYALYGTGELAAHMLRALEDRTGCLLRNHGAVTYGSSLDQAFDRTAQLEWMCRLWLTAGSVPGRTPNLLSEAQLREVAEKLRGYGQPSR; from the coding sequence ATGACGGAACAGGGGCAGCCCGACGAACATTCGGACGAACAGCCGGAGGGCGAGGAGCGGGAAGCGATATCCCGGGCCTGGTCGGACCTCGTGGCCACCGCACGCAGAACCGTCACGGACGGCCTGGTCGTCGGAACCTCGGGGAACGTCTCCGTACGCGTCCCCGGACGCGCCGGCGACATCGTGCTGGTCACCCCCAGCGGGGTGCACTACGACCGGCTCACCGCGGCGGACGCCGTCGGTGTCCGCCTCGACGGCCGGCAGGTTCTCGGGGAGCTCACACCGACCAGCGAACTCCCGATGCACCTCGCGATCCACCGCACCACCGACGCGGTGGCCGTCGTCCACACACACGCCGTGCACGCCACCGCCGTCTCCACCCTCGTCGACGAGCTGCCGCTGATCCACTACATGACTGCGGCCCTCGGCGGCCCCGTCCGTGTCGCCCCCTACGCCCTGTACGGCACCGGAGAGCTGGCGGCGCACATGCTCCGCGCCCTGGAGGACCGCACCGGCTGCCTGCTCCGCAACCACGGAGCGGTCACCTACGGATCCTCGCTCGACCAGGCCTTCGACCGCACCGCCCAGCTGGAGTGGATGTGCCGCCTCTGGCTCACCGCCGGCTCCGTCCCCGGACGCACCCCCAACCTGCTCTCCGAAGCGCAGCTCCGGGAGGTCGCCGAGAAGCTCCGCGGCTACGGGCAGCCGTCCCGCTGA
- a CDS encoding ABC-F family ATP-binding cassette domain-containing protein: MITASGVELRAGARVLIESATFRIAKGDRIGLVGRNGAGKTTLTKCLAGEGIPAAGQIARSGQVGYLPQDPRTGDLDVFARDRILSARGLDVLIRKMRENEHRIATGKGTTREKALKQYERQETEFLTKGGYAAESEAATIAAALNLPDRVLGQPLHTLSGGQRRRVELARILFSDADTLLLDEPTNHLDADSVVWLREYLKTYRGGFVVISHDVDLVETVVNKVFYLDANRSAIDIYNMGWKLYQQQREADEKRRKRERQNAEKKAAALNAQADKMRAKATKTVAAQNMARRAERLLAGLEDVRLSDKVAKLRFPEPAPCGKTPLTAEGLSKSYGSLEIFTDVDLAIDKGSRVVVLGLNGAGKTTLLRLLGGVEKPDTGEVQEGHGLKLGYYAQEHETLDPDRTVLENMRSAAPDLDLVEVRKVLGSFLFSGDDVDKPAGVLSGGEKTRLALATLVVSSANVLLLDEPTNNLDPASREEILGALRTYKGAVVLVTHDEGAVEALQPERIILLPDGVEDLWGADYADLVALA, encoded by the coding sequence GTGATCACCGCTTCCGGCGTCGAGCTGCGCGCCGGCGCCCGCGTCCTCATCGAGTCCGCCACCTTCCGCATCGCCAAGGGCGACCGCATCGGCCTGGTCGGCCGCAACGGAGCGGGCAAGACGACCCTCACCAAGTGCCTCGCCGGCGAGGGCATCCCCGCCGCCGGCCAGATCGCCCGCTCGGGCCAGGTCGGCTATCTGCCCCAGGACCCGCGTACCGGTGACCTGGATGTGTTCGCCCGGGACCGCATCCTCTCCGCCCGCGGTCTCGACGTCCTGATCCGGAAGATGCGTGAGAACGAGCACCGCATCGCCACGGGCAAGGGCACCACCCGCGAGAAGGCGCTCAAGCAGTACGAGCGCCAGGAGACCGAGTTCCTGACCAAGGGCGGGTACGCCGCCGAGTCCGAGGCCGCCACCATCGCCGCCGCGCTCAACCTGCCCGACCGGGTCCTCGGCCAGCCGCTGCACACGCTCTCCGGCGGCCAGCGCCGCCGCGTCGAGCTCGCCCGGATCCTGTTCTCGGACGCCGACACGCTCCTGCTCGACGAGCCGACGAACCACCTCGACGCCGACTCGGTCGTGTGGCTGCGCGAGTACCTGAAGACCTACCGCGGCGGCTTCGTGGTCATCTCCCACGACGTCGACCTCGTGGAGACCGTCGTCAACAAGGTCTTCTACCTGGACGCCAACCGCTCCGCGATCGACATCTACAACATGGGCTGGAAGCTCTACCAGCAGCAGCGCGAGGCCGACGAGAAGCGGCGCAAGCGGGAGCGCCAGAACGCGGAGAAGAAGGCCGCCGCGCTCAACGCCCAGGCCGACAAGATGCGCGCCAAGGCCACCAAGACCGTCGCCGCGCAGAACATGGCCCGCCGCGCCGAGCGGCTGCTGGCCGGCCTGGAGGACGTGCGCCTCTCCGACAAGGTCGCGAAGCTGCGCTTCCCCGAGCCGGCGCCCTGCGGGAAGACCCCGCTGACGGCCGAGGGGCTGTCCAAGTCCTACGGCTCGCTCGAGATCTTCACCGATGTCGACCTGGCCATCGACAAGGGGTCCCGTGTGGTGGTCCTCGGCCTCAACGGCGCCGGCAAGACCACCCTGCTGCGGCTGCTCGGCGGCGTGGAGAAGCCCGACACCGGCGAGGTCCAGGAAGGCCACGGGCTGAAACTGGGCTACTACGCCCAGGAGCACGAGACGCTCGACCCGGACCGCACGGTCCTGGAGAACATGCGCTCGGCCGCCCCCGATCTGGACCTGGTGGAGGTCCGCAAGGTACTGGGATCCTTCCTGTTCTCCGGCGACGACGTCGACAAGCCGGCCGGGGTGCTCTCCGGCGGGGAGAAGACGCGGCTGGCCCTGGCCACGCTGGTGGTCTCCTCGGCGAACGTCCTGCTGCTCGACGAGCCGACGAACAACCTCGACCCGGCCAGCCGCGAGGAGATCCTGGGGGCCCTGCGCACGTACAAGGGCGCCGTCGTCCTGGTGACCCACGACGAGGGTGCCGTCGAGGCCCTGCAGCCGGAGCGGATCATCCTGCTGCCGGACGGGGTCGAGGACCTGTGGGGCGCGGACTACGCGGATCTCGTCGCCCTGGCCTGA
- a CDS encoding Asp23/Gls24 family envelope stress response protein → MAAETPASPVPSAPSAGPPAPVPPRAGGEGIRPAERGAITIADRVVAKIAAQAAREALTHVPEGGSAPHATVAVHHDHARVRISLELDYPCDIGGQCRDVRRHVAERVEALAGMAVPEVAVQVERLHSVHTRRAAQGRLR, encoded by the coding sequence GTGGCCGCCGAGACACCCGCGTCCCCGGTCCCGTCGGCACCGTCGGCGGGTCCGCCCGCACCGGTGCCCCCGCGCGCCGGAGGAGAGGGGATCCGCCCCGCCGAACGGGGGGCGATCACGATCGCCGACCGGGTGGTCGCGAAGATCGCCGCCCAGGCGGCCCGTGAGGCACTCACCCATGTGCCGGAAGGCGGATCCGCACCCCACGCGACGGTCGCCGTTCACCACGACCACGCCCGGGTGCGGATCAGCCTCGAACTCGACTACCCGTGCGACATCGGAGGCCAGTGCCGTGACGTGCGTCGCCATGTCGCGGAGCGGGTAGAGGCGTTGGCGGGAATGGCGGTGCCGGAGGTCGCCGTACAGGTCGAGCGGCTGCACTCCGTCCACACGCGCCGGGCTGCCCAGGGGAGGCT
- a CDS encoding Asp23/Gls24 family envelope stress response protein — translation MTDTDVSVTKEPAGTVRRGGGDPATRGRTTIADGVVEKIAALAARDVVGVHTMGSGLSRTFGAVRDRVPGGKPPVTRGVKAEVGEKQTALDLEIVVDYGVAIADVARAVRENVVAAVERMTGLEVVEVNIAVGDVKLPDEEDEETEPRIQ, via the coding sequence ATGACCGACACGGATGTCAGTGTGACCAAGGAACCGGCCGGCACGGTACGGCGGGGCGGCGGCGATCCGGCCACCCGGGGCCGTACCACCATCGCCGACGGAGTCGTCGAGAAGATCGCCGCGCTCGCGGCCCGTGACGTGGTCGGTGTCCACACGATGGGCAGCGGCCTCTCCCGCACCTTCGGCGCGGTGCGCGACCGGGTGCCCGGAGGCAAACCGCCCGTCACCCGAGGGGTGAAGGCCGAGGTCGGCGAGAAGCAGACCGCCCTCGACCTCGAGATCGTCGTCGACTACGGCGTCGCGATCGCCGATGTGGCCCGCGCCGTGCGCGAGAACGTCGTCGCCGCGGTCGAGCGGATGACCGGCCTGGAAGTCGTCGAGGTCAACATCGCCGTCGGCGATGTGAAACTTCCGGACGAGGAAGACGAAGAGACGGAACCGCGGATCCAGTAG
- a CDS encoding cobyric acid synthase: MSGGGLLVAGTTSDAGKSVVTAGICRWLVRRGVKVAPFKGQNMSLNSFVTREGAEIGRAQAMQAQAARVEPTALMNPVLLKPGGDRSSQVVLMGRPVGELSARGYHGGRQKALFEPVMGCLDELRSTYDAVICEGAGSPAEINLRRTDIVNMGIARAARLPVLVVGDIDRGGVFAQFFGTTALLAPEDQELIAGYLVNKFRGDVTLLEPGLEMLHGLTGRRTFGVLPYAHGLGIDEEDGLRVSLRGTVRESAVAPPVGEDVLRVAVCAVPLMSNFTDVDALAAEPGVIVRFVDRPEELADADLVIVPGTRGTVRALEWLRERGLAGALARRAAEGWPVLGICGGFQVLGRHIDDEVESRAGAVPGLGLLPVRVRFAAEKTLARPSGTALGQPVEGYEIHHGVAEVLGGEPFLDGCRVGEVWGTHWHGSLESDDFRRAFLRAVAAATGRRFVPAPDTSFAALREAQLDRLGDLVEEHADTDALLRLIEGGAPSGLPFIPPGAPDLPGAPAAGTPGAAQ, translated from the coding sequence ATGAGCGGGGGCGGGCTGCTGGTCGCCGGCACCACCTCGGACGCCGGCAAGAGCGTCGTCACGGCGGGGATCTGCCGCTGGCTGGTGCGCCGGGGCGTGAAGGTCGCACCCTTCAAGGGGCAGAACATGTCCCTCAACTCCTTCGTCACCCGCGAGGGCGCCGAGATCGGCCGGGCACAGGCCATGCAGGCGCAGGCCGCACGGGTGGAGCCCACGGCCCTGATGAACCCGGTGCTGCTGAAGCCCGGCGGCGACCGGTCCAGCCAGGTCGTGCTGATGGGCAGGCCCGTGGGCGAGCTGAGCGCGCGCGGCTACCACGGAGGGCGCCAGAAGGCGCTGTTCGAACCGGTGATGGGCTGCCTCGACGAGCTGCGGAGCACGTACGACGCGGTCATCTGCGAGGGCGCGGGCAGCCCCGCGGAGATCAATCTCCGGCGCACGGACATCGTCAACATGGGCATCGCCCGCGCCGCTCGCCTGCCCGTGCTGGTCGTGGGCGACATCGACCGGGGCGGGGTCTTCGCCCAGTTCTTCGGTACGACCGCGCTGCTGGCCCCGGAGGACCAGGAACTGATCGCGGGATACCTCGTCAACAAGTTCCGCGGCGACGTCACGCTGCTGGAGCCGGGACTGGAGATGCTCCACGGACTCACCGGGCGGCGGACGTTCGGCGTGCTGCCGTACGCGCACGGGCTCGGCATCGACGAGGAGGACGGACTGCGGGTGTCGCTGCGCGGCACCGTGCGCGAGTCGGCGGTGGCCCCGCCGGTCGGCGAGGACGTGCTGCGCGTGGCCGTGTGCGCCGTGCCGCTGATGTCCAACTTCACCGACGTGGACGCGCTGGCCGCGGAACCGGGCGTGATCGTGCGATTCGTCGACCGCCCCGAGGAACTGGCCGACGCCGACCTGGTGATCGTGCCCGGCACACGCGGCACCGTGCGCGCCCTGGAGTGGCTGCGCGAGCGCGGTCTCGCCGGCGCGCTCGCCCGGCGTGCCGCGGAGGGCTGGCCGGTGCTCGGCATCTGCGGCGGCTTCCAGGTGCTCGGCCGGCACATCGACGACGAGGTCGAGTCCCGGGCCGGAGCCGTGCCGGGGCTCGGACTGCTCCCCGTCCGGGTGCGGTTCGCCGCGGAGAAGACGCTCGCCCGGCCCTCCGGCACGGCGCTGGGGCAGCCGGTCGAGGGCTACGAGATCCACCACGGCGTCGCCGAGGTGCTCGGCGGCGAGCCCTTCCTCGACGGCTGCCGGGTCGGTGAGGTGTGGGGCACCCACTGGCACGGATCGCTGGAGAGCGACGACTTCCGCCGGGCGTTCCTGCGGGCCGTCGCCGCGGCGACGGGCCGCCGCTTCGTCCCCGCCCCGGACACCTCCTTCGCCGCTCTGCGCGAGGCCCAGCTCGACCGCCTCGGCGACCTCGTGGAGGAGCACGCGGACACGGACGCGCTCCTCCGTCTCATCGAGGGCGGCGCGCCCTCGGGCCTGCCGTTCATCCCGCCGGGCGCACCCGACCTCCCCGGTGCGCCCGCCGCCGGAACCCCTGGAGCCGCACAGTGA
- a CDS encoding helix-turn-helix domain-containing protein: MAETLKKGSRVTGAARDKLAADLKKKYDSGASIRALAEETGRSYGFVHRMLSESGVTLRGRGGATRGKKAAST, from the coding sequence GTGGCCGAGACTCTGAAGAAGGGCAGCCGGGTGACCGGCGCCGCGCGCGACAAGCTCGCGGCAGACCTGAAGAAGAAGTACGACTCCGGTGCGAGCATCCGGGCGTTGGCCGAGGAGACCGGCCGCTCGTATGGATTCGTCCACCGGATGCTCAGCGAGTCCGGAGTCACGCTGCGTGGACGCGGCGGGGCGACGCGAGGCAAGAAGGCGGCTTCGACCTGA
- a CDS encoding enoyl-CoA hydratase/isomerase family protein, which produces MTSLDSVLDKDGVRLTVEDAVATVTLTNPAKRNAQSPALWRALAEAGRSLPGTVRVVVLRGEGKSFSAGLDRQAFTPEGFDGEPSFIDLARGSDAELDAVIAEYQEAFTWWRRNDIVSIAAVQGHAIGAGFQLALACDLRVVSQDVQFAMRETSLGLVPDLTGTHPLVSLVGYARALEICATGRFVHADEAERIGLANLAVAAEELDASASDLAAALLAAPRDAVIETKALLRGAQSRTYEDQRTAERAAQARRLRDLAGLAD; this is translated from the coding sequence ATGACTTCGCTGGACTCTGTTCTCGACAAGGACGGCGTACGGCTCACCGTCGAAGACGCGGTGGCCACGGTGACCCTCACCAACCCGGCCAAGCGCAATGCCCAGTCCCCCGCTCTCTGGCGGGCGTTGGCCGAGGCCGGGCGGTCGCTGCCGGGTACCGTGCGGGTGGTCGTGCTGCGCGGCGAGGGGAAGTCCTTCTCCGCGGGGCTGGACCGACAGGCCTTCACGCCGGAGGGATTCGACGGCGAGCCGTCGTTCATCGATCTGGCGCGCGGCTCGGACGCCGAGCTCGACGCCGTCATCGCCGAGTACCAGGAGGCCTTCACCTGGTGGCGCCGTAACGACATCGTGTCCATCGCCGCTGTCCAGGGGCATGCGATCGGTGCCGGATTCCAGCTCGCCCTCGCCTGCGACCTGCGGGTCGTCTCGCAGGACGTGCAGTTCGCCATGCGCGAGACCAGCCTGGGTCTGGTCCCCGATCTCACGGGAACGCACCCTCTCGTCTCGCTGGTTGGGTACGCCCGTGCGCTGGAGATCTGTGCCACGGGCCGCTTCGTCCACGCCGACGAGGCGGAGCGGATCGGACTCGCCAACCTCGCCGTGGCCGCCGAGGAACTCGACGCTTCGGCGAGTGACTTGGCTGCCGCACTGCTTGCCGCGCCGCGTGACGCGGTGATCGAGACCAAGGCGCTGCTCCGTGGGGCCCAGTCCCGCACGTACGAGGACCAGCGCACCGCCGAGCGCGCCGCGCAGGCACGCCGCCTGCGTGATCTGGCGGGCCTCGCGGACTGA
- a CDS encoding inorganic phosphate transporter, protein MEHITLLLAIVVVTALVFDFTNGFHDTANAMATTISTGAMRPKAAVAMSAVLNLVGAFLSVEVAKTISGGIINEEGIRTEVIFAALVGAILWNLLTWLLGLPSSSSHALFGGLIGAAVMSAGFSAVNGGTIVTKVLIPAVAAPLVAGLAALVATRLTYRIGGTTENKATSKGYRAGQIASAGLVSLAHGTNDAQKTMGVITLALVTGGVLAPGSNPPMWVIVSAGVAIALGTYLGGWRIIRTMGKGLTDLQPQQGFAAQTSAATVILASSNLGFSLSTTQSCSGAVMGAGLGRKGGVVRWSTATRMFVAWGLTLPAAGLVAAAAEFLTKQGTWGIAAVAVLLVAGSGAIWVISRRKPVDHTNVTDDEIEPAGVITAAIAAVTPPPAGVVGTSVTEPEAPKATVPAQASESTPAPAATV, encoded by the coding sequence ATGGAGCACATCACCCTGCTGCTCGCGATTGTGGTCGTGACAGCACTCGTGTTCGATTTCACGAACGGCTTCCACGACACCGCCAACGCCATGGCGACGACCATCTCGACGGGTGCGATGAGACCGAAGGCAGCAGTGGCGATGTCCGCCGTGCTGAACCTGGTCGGCGCGTTCCTCTCCGTCGAGGTCGCCAAGACGATCTCGGGCGGCATCATCAACGAAGAGGGCATCCGCACAGAAGTGATCTTCGCCGCGCTCGTCGGCGCGATCCTCTGGAACCTGCTGACCTGGCTGCTGGGCCTCCCGTCCAGTTCCTCGCACGCCCTCTTCGGCGGCCTCATCGGCGCTGCCGTGATGTCCGCCGGCTTCTCGGCCGTCAACGGCGGCACGATCGTCACCAAGGTCCTGATCCCCGCCGTCGCGGCTCCGCTCGTCGCCGGCCTCGCGGCCCTGGTCGCCACCAGGCTGACGTACCGGATCGGTGGCACGACCGAGAACAAGGCCACCTCCAAGGGCTACCGCGCCGGCCAGATCGCCTCCGCCGGCCTGGTGTCCCTCGCCCACGGCACCAACGACGCGCAGAAGACCATGGGCGTCATCACCCTGGCCCTGGTCACCGGAGGCGTCCTCGCGCCCGGCTCGAACCCCCCGATGTGGGTCATCGTCTCCGCCGGCGTCGCGATCGCGCTCGGTACCTACCTCGGCGGCTGGCGCATCATCCGCACGATGGGCAAGGGCCTGACCGACCTCCAGCCGCAGCAGGGCTTCGCCGCCCAGACCAGCGCGGCGACGGTCATCCTGGCCTCCTCGAACCTCGGCTTCTCGCTCTCCACCACCCAGTCCTGCTCGGGTGCCGTGATGGGTGCGGGTCTCGGCCGCAAGGGCGGTGTGGTCCGCTGGTCCACCGCGACCCGGATGTTCGTCGCCTGGGGTCTGACCCTGCCCGCCGCCGGCCTGGTCGCCGCGGCCGCGGAGTTCCTGACCAAGCAGGGCACCTGGGGCATCGCCGCCGTGGCCGTGCTGCTCGTCGCGGGCTCCGGGGCCATCTGGGTGATCTCGCGCCGCAAGCCGGTCGACCACACCAACGTCACGGACGACGAGATCGAGCCGGCGGGCGTCATCACCGCCGCCATCGCGGCCGTCACCCCGCCCCCGGCCGGTGTCGTCGGGACCTCGGTGACCGAGCCCGAGGCGCCGAAGGCCACCGTTCCGGCCCAGGCATCCGAGTCCACTCCGGCGCCCGCCGCCACGGTGTAA